Genomic segment of Methanoculleus horonobensis:
TGAAGCAGATGGAAGCTGAATTCGACGCGATGAGGACGGTGTGACCATGAAGGAATACAGAACGGTTGCACAGGTTGCAGGACCGCTGGTCTTCGTCGAGAAGACAGAACCGGTCGGCTACAGCGAACTCGTCAACATCGTGACCGCCGACGGCACGGTCAAGCGCGGCCAGGTGCTGGATACGAGCGACGAGATCGTGGTCGTCCAGGTCTTCGAGACCACCGCAGGCATCGGCAGGGACTCGGGCATCCGGTTCACCGGCGAGACGATCAAGATGCCGGTGGGCAAAGACATGCTCGGCCGTATCCTCTCCGGCGGCGGCAAGCCGATCGACGGAGGGCCGGAGATCGTGCCCGAGAAGAGGCTCGAGATCACCGGTGCGGCCATCAATCCCTACGCCCGCTCTTCACCCGAGGATTTCATCCAGACGGGTATCTCGACGATCGACGGGACGAACACCCTCGTCCGCGGTCAGAAACTCCCGATCTTCTCTGCCTCCGGTCTGCCCCACAACGATGTGGCGCTCCAGATCGCCCGGCAGGCGAAGGTGCCCGGTTCGACCGAAGAGTTCGCCGTGGTCTTTGCTGCGATGGGTATCACGCGTGAAGAGGCCAACTACTTCATGGCCGACTTCGAGAAGACCGGCGCTCTCGAGCGTTCGGTCGTCTTCCTGAACCTTGCCGACGACCCGGCCGTCGAGCGGACGATCACGCCGCGTCTCGCGCTCACGACCGCCGAGTACCTGGCGTTCGACCTCGGCTACCACGTGCTGGTCATCCT
This window contains:
- a CDS encoding ATP synthase subunit B, which translates into the protein MKEYRTVAQVAGPLVFVEKTEPVGYSELVNIVTADGTVKRGQVLDTSDEIVVVQVFETTAGIGRDSGIRFTGETIKMPVGKDMLGRILSGGGKPIDGGPEIVPEKRLEITGAAINPYARSSPEDFIQTGISTIDGTNTLVRGQKLPIFSASGLPHNDVALQIARQAKVPGSTEEFAVVFAAMGITREEANYFMADFEKTGALERSVVFLNLADDPAVERTITPRLALTTAEYLAFDLGYHVLVILTDMTNYCEALRQIGAAREEVPGRRGYPGYMYTDLASIYERAGIIKGVKGSVTQIPILTMPGDDITHPIPDLTGYITEGQIVVNRDLHRKGIYPPINVLPSLSRLMNLGIGEGHTREDHKKVSDQLYAAYAEGNDLRGLVAIVGKDALSERDRMFLEFADLFEDRFVRQGLYEDRSIEETLDLGWELLSTLPEEQLVRIDRELIQKYHPKYRKKAQG